One Dysosmobacter welbionis DNA segment encodes these proteins:
- a CDS encoding LacI family DNA-binding transcriptional regulator, giving the protein MAATIIDVARLCGYSKATVSRAYASPEAVSEKAREKIYAAAKQLNYAPNAIARAMVRQQTENIAFIIHEKQYPAILNPFYSPMLEAAMQEGTRRNYSLFVTTSQDIHLPNGDIYIKKHMDGVIFAGEVDIRVIEEFRKQSIPVVLVNNYLDMDGLVCISADHYGGAVQATEYLCKLGHCKIGLLSGRFSPQVSEARIEGFVKTLAKYDIPVDDRFIADIEPALEDGEEIMTRMLRGVDRPTAFFCTNDTIAAGAMKAVTRAGLRVPEDIAIIGFDDSYISRVVEPELTTVRIDAAKMGCLAMQTLFDLIAGMPVEKAHIQIPTELIVRGTA; this is encoded by the coding sequence ATGGCAGCAACAATCATTGACGTCGCACGGTTATGTGGTTACTCAAAGGCAACAGTTTCCAGAGCATATGCGTCTCCGGAAGCAGTCAGTGAGAAGGCGCGTGAAAAGATATATGCGGCAGCGAAGCAGTTGAACTATGCGCCTAATGCCATCGCAAGGGCGATGGTTCGGCAACAGACAGAAAATATTGCATTTATTATCCACGAAAAGCAGTATCCCGCTATTTTGAATCCTTTTTATTCTCCGATGCTGGAAGCAGCCATGCAGGAGGGAACCCGAAGGAATTACAGCCTGTTCGTAACGACCAGTCAGGATATCCACCTGCCCAATGGAGATATTTATATCAAAAAGCACATGGATGGAGTGATTTTTGCTGGCGAGGTTGATATCCGGGTCATTGAAGAGTTTCGTAAACAGAGCATTCCGGTAGTGTTGGTAAACAACTATTTGGATATGGATGGCTTAGTGTGCATTTCGGCAGATCACTATGGCGGTGCTGTGCAGGCTACGGAATATCTTTGCAAGCTGGGACATTGTAAAATCGGCCTGTTGTCCGGCCGGTTTTCACCACAAGTTAGTGAAGCTCGTATAGAGGGCTTCGTTAAAACTCTTGCTAAGTATGATATTCCCGTTGATGATCGTTTTATTGCTGATATTGAGCCGGCGCTGGAAGATGGCGAGGAAATCATGACCCGGATGCTGCGGGGGGTGGATCGCCCCACAGCTTTTTTCTGCACCAATGACACCATTGCCGCAGGCGCCATGAAGGCAGTTACCCGGGCAGGGCTGAGAGTGCCGGAAGATATAGCGATCATAGGGTTTGATGACAGCTATATCAGCCGTGTGGTGGAACCCGAGTTGACCACTGTTCGAATTGATGCTGCTAAGATGGGATGCCTTGCCATGCAAACGTTATTTGACTTAATTGCGGGGATGCCGGTAGAAAAGGCGCATATTCAAATTCCTACGGAGCTTATAGTGCGGGGAACCGCTTGA
- a CDS encoding CDP-alcohol phosphatidyltransferase family protein, whose amino-acid sequence MKPFNTKERFSIPNLMGYFRLLLIPVFCYLYLAKEAYHWAAGVVLLSSLTDLFDGMIARKFNMITNLGKALDPIADKLTHGALALCLAFRYPQMWVLFGLMVLKEGYMVVMGLLFFRKGKMLNLKIS is encoded by the coding sequence ATGAAGCCATTCAACACAAAAGAGAGATTCTCTATTCCGAACCTGATGGGATATTTTCGGCTCCTCCTCATTCCGGTATTCTGTTACCTCTATCTGGCAAAAGAAGCGTACCATTGGGCCGCAGGTGTTGTCCTCCTCTCCAGTCTCACGGATCTGTTTGATGGGATGATCGCAAGAAAGTTCAACATGATCACAAATTTGGGCAAGGCGCTTGACCCGATCGCGGACAAACTGACACACGGTGCATTGGCTCTTTGTCTGGCCTTCCGCTATCCCCAGATGTGGGTCCTGTTTGGTCTTATGGTGCTCAAGGAGGGCTACATGGTGGTTATGGGCCTGCTCTTTTTCAGAAAAGGGAAAATGCTCAATCTGAAAATATCTTAG
- a CDS encoding patatin-like phospholipase family protein, whose amino-acid sequence MKTGLVLEGGAMRGMFTAGVLDSWMDEQISFDGIVGVSAGALFGINAPAGQKGRAIRYNLKYIRDKRYMGLRSLLTTGNLINADFAFYEVSSKLDIFDEAAFQRSGVDFYAAVTDLHTGAPEYIRITEPFRQMEVLRATSAMPYVSRPVELDGRFYLDGGVSDSIPVHFCKSLGYDKTVLVLTRPLEYRKERPAAWLQRFNRLYYHRYPAFAESLNRRWEVYNRQVEEIIGMEQRGELFVVRPNGPLPIRRVEKDPAKLQAVYDLGAEAGRASLSGLKEYLLTHE is encoded by the coding sequence ATGAAAACGGGCTTGGTCTTGGAGGGCGGCGCCATGCGCGGAATGTTTACCGCAGGCGTTCTGGACTCCTGGATGGATGAACAGATATCCTTTGATGGAATCGTCGGTGTGTCGGCCGGTGCGCTGTTTGGGATCAATGCTCCCGCCGGTCAGAAGGGACGCGCCATACGGTATAATTTGAAGTATATCCGGGATAAGCGGTACATGGGGCTGCGCTCGCTGCTGACCACGGGCAATCTGATCAACGCCGACTTCGCCTTCTATGAGGTGTCCTCCAAGCTGGATATATTTGATGAAGCGGCCTTTCAGAGATCGGGCGTTGACTTCTATGCCGCGGTCACCGATCTGCACACAGGCGCCCCGGAGTATATCCGGATCACAGAGCCGTTCCGTCAGATGGAGGTCCTGCGGGCCACCTCTGCCATGCCCTATGTCTCCCGGCCTGTGGAGTTGGATGGGAGATTCTACCTGGATGGCGGGGTCAGCGACAGTATTCCAGTCCATTTCTGCAAGAGTCTGGGCTACGACAAGACCGTTCTCGTGCTCACACGTCCCTTGGAGTATCGGAAAGAGCGGCCCGCAGCATGGCTTCAGCGATTCAACCGCCTCTATTACCATCGCTATCCGGCCTTTGCGGAGAGTCTGAACCGGCGGTGGGAAGTCTATAACCGGCAGGTGGAGGAGATCATAGGGATGGAGCAGCGCGGGGAGCTCTTCGTGGTTCGGCCCAATGGCCCACTCCCAATCAGGCGTGTGGAAAAGGACCCCGCCAAGCTGCAGGCTGTTTATGACCTCGGGGCAGAGGCCGGCAGGGCGTCTCTCAGCGGACTGAAAGAGTATTTGCTGACGCATGAATGA
- a CDS encoding MATE family efflux transporter, which translates to MEPNLQPNPLETDPIPKLIVRYAVPTSLTLMVNYLYNIVDQIFVGQGVGITGMAATNIAFPLTILVNAVALMLGDGCAANISLCLGRKEQREADSTISHALTLILASGLLAALACGIFAPQIVVLFGATSTAYAESLSYMRAIAWGIPFQLLCPAFTAIIRADGSPQYMMKCMMTGAVINLILDPIFIFPLKMGVVGAGIATVIGQVAAGCLALLYLRRLKTVHIRREDLRPTRKLTCRILALGLPSLLTQMLSALVQITLNNLMRAYGAATVYGSDIALSVYGMMMKVYQIAHSMFVGVSSAIQPINGYNFGANHYARVQKTFHIASLIAVGISVVWFLIFMVFPRQIASCFVSDNALYLDCAQHCFRLYMLAFFLYGLHMTSASFFQGIGRPGKSLLIPLARQGCFLIPLALLLSRSFGLDGALLAAPIADALAFLLCLLLARWEFRSWRRKGWLCKGERKYRAS; encoded by the coding sequence ATGGAGCCAAACCTGCAGCCAAACCCATTGGAAACGGATCCCATACCCAAACTGATCGTTCGATACGCCGTTCCCACCTCACTGACACTGATGGTCAACTACCTCTATAACATCGTGGATCAGATCTTTGTCGGACAGGGCGTGGGCATTACAGGAATGGCAGCCACTAATATCGCGTTCCCGCTGACCATTCTGGTCAATGCTGTGGCATTGATGCTGGGAGACGGATGTGCCGCCAATATCAGTCTGTGCCTGGGTCGGAAAGAGCAGCGGGAGGCGGACAGCACCATCAGTCACGCCCTCACCCTGATCTTGGCCAGCGGTCTGCTGGCCGCTCTGGCCTGCGGCATCTTCGCCCCGCAGATCGTAGTCCTTTTCGGCGCGACGTCGACTGCCTATGCAGAGTCTCTGTCCTATATGCGCGCCATCGCATGGGGGATCCCGTTCCAGCTCCTTTGTCCCGCCTTCACCGCCATTATCCGGGCAGACGGCTCCCCGCAGTACATGATGAAGTGCATGATGACAGGGGCGGTCATCAATCTGATCCTGGACCCTATCTTTATCTTTCCGCTGAAGATGGGCGTTGTGGGCGCCGGGATCGCCACGGTGATCGGGCAGGTGGCTGCTGGATGCCTGGCCCTGCTCTACCTGCGCCGCCTCAAAACCGTTCATATCCGGCGGGAGGACCTGCGCCCTACACGGAAGCTGACCTGTCGTATTCTGGCACTGGGCCTCCCCAGCTTGCTTACGCAGATGCTCTCCGCTCTGGTGCAGATTACCCTGAACAATCTGATGCGGGCCTATGGAGCCGCCACAGTCTATGGCAGTGACATTGCCTTATCCGTCTACGGCATGATGATGAAGGTCTACCAGATCGCTCACTCCATGTTCGTCGGGGTGTCCTCTGCCATCCAGCCCATCAACGGCTATAATTTCGGCGCCAACCACTATGCGCGGGTCCAAAAGACATTCCATATAGCTTCTCTTATTGCAGTAGGCATTTCAGTGGTGTGGTTTCTCATTTTCATGGTGTTCCCGCGGCAGATCGCAAGCTGCTTTGTATCGGACAATGCGCTCTATCTGGATTGCGCACAGCACTGCTTCCGGCTCTATATGCTGGCCTTTTTCCTGTATGGCCTTCACATGACCTCAGCCTCCTTCTTCCAGGGGATCGGCCGGCCTGGTAAGTCCCTGCTGATTCCTCTGGCCCGGCAGGGCTGCTTCCTGATCCCTCTGGCGCTTCTGCTATCCCGCTCCTTCGGGCTAGACGGCGCACTTCTGGCCGCACCGATAGCCGATGCTCTTGCGTTCCTGCTCTGCCTGCTGCTGGCCCGCTGGGAATTTCGAAGTTGGAGAAGAAAGGGCTGGCTGTGCAAAGGAGAGCGCAAATATCGCGCATCATAA
- a CDS encoding serine hydrolase gives MDEYVKRQLSSVPGHIGFYYKNLVTGETDGSRQTELFQAASVIKLPILAAILLEEREHPGVLQERLLVRDGDKVPGCGALQHISGTQAYDIESLCKLMITISDNTATNVLIRRFGIEFLNERFRVLGLQETKIFRFLFDTEAARQGKENLCQPKEIGSLLEEIYHGRCVSANASERMRAMLSQQQINHKIPSLLPPTVRVEHKTGEDEGITNDVGILYGREPCVLVLVSNETDVPAFEQVIRTVSLHYTRV, from the coding sequence ATGGACGAATATGTGAAGCGGCAGCTTTCCTCAGTTCCGGGGCATATCGGATTTTACTACAAAAACCTAGTCACGGGAGAAACGGACGGAAGCCGCCAAACGGAGTTGTTCCAAGCGGCCAGCGTAATTAAACTGCCAATTTTGGCGGCCATCCTGCTGGAGGAGCGGGAGCATCCCGGTGTGCTGCAGGAGCGGCTCTTGGTCCGGGACGGCGACAAAGTGCCCGGATGCGGCGCATTGCAGCATATCTCCGGTACGCAGGCGTATGACATAGAAAGCCTCTGTAAGCTGATGATTACTATCAGTGACAATACGGCTACGAATGTGTTAATCCGCCGCTTTGGCATTGAGTTCCTGAATGAGCGATTCCGGGTGCTCGGCCTTCAGGAAACCAAGATTTTTCGCTTTCTGTTTGACACGGAGGCCGCACGTCAGGGAAAGGAGAATTTATGTCAACCGAAGGAGATCGGTAGCCTTCTGGAGGAAATCTACCACGGACGCTGCGTGAGTGCCAATGCGTCTGAGCGAATGCGGGCGATGCTATCGCAACAGCAGATTAACCATAAAATCCCCAGCCTGCTTCCGCCCACCGTGCGGGTGGAGCACAAGACCGGCGAGGATGAGGGGATTACGAATGATGTGGGGATTCTATATGGGAGAGAACCCTGTGTTCTGGTATTGGTATCCAATGAAACTGATGTACCGGCCTTTGAGCAGGTAATCCGGACAGTGAGCCTGCACTATACACGAGTGTGA
- a CDS encoding amidohydrolase family protein: MERLLALIDRYRASGMELSGDCYPYDAFSTRIGETTYDEGFLERYCTQYSAIEICEGMYKGQRCTERLFHELRQTAPDTLTVCHVMKAEDVALALSHPAIMLASDGLMDRGQGHPRGAGAFPRLLCRYVAAGKMNLDDAVAKMSAMPAQKLGLTRKGTLRKGADADIVIFDMDRIRDCATFEHPDRPPEGIEWVLIGGKIAVEHGTVKQSSLGRAIRA; the protein is encoded by the coding sequence ATGGAACGACTGCTGGCCCTCATAGATAGATATCGCGCCTCCGGTATGGAACTGAGCGGAGATTGCTATCCGTATGACGCTTTCAGCACGCGAATAGGGGAAACAACCTACGATGAGGGATTTTTGGAGCGTTACTGCACACAGTATTCTGCGATAGAAATCTGCGAGGGTATGTACAAGGGACAACGATGCACGGAGAGATTGTTTCATGAACTGCGTCAGACAGCACCGGACACATTGACGGTCTGCCATGTTATGAAGGCGGAGGATGTAGCTTTGGCCCTGTCTCATCCGGCCATTATGCTGGCCAGTGATGGGCTGATGGATCGGGGGCAAGGACACCCGAGAGGTGCAGGGGCGTTTCCACGCCTGCTGTGCCGGTATGTTGCAGCCGGGAAGATGAACTTGGATGATGCGGTCGCCAAGATGAGTGCCATGCCGGCCCAAAAACTGGGGCTGACGAGAAAGGGGACCTTACGCAAGGGCGCAGATGCAGACATCGTAATTTTTGATATGGATCGGATCCGGGACTGTGCTACGTTTGAGCATCCCGACCGTCCTCCGGAAGGGATAGAATGGGTCTTGATTGGGGGAAAAATCGCTGTGGAACACGGAACAGTCAAGCAGTCAAGTCTAGGACGAGCCATTCGCGCTTAG
- a CDS encoding amidohydrolase family protein, whose protein sequence is MRTLIKHGLIVDPASHVHSKNNLLVEDGRIQGLTAEEPEADVILDAEGMVVSPGFVDIHMHEDPYDPEEGRLIPSIMTSMLRMGVTTAIGGNCGINTVSPLRYLELMDRDGGPINMGLLAGHTFLREQAGHRDKYSAIRPDEQQRLSRLVKEALEAGCFGVSFGIRYVPGVTRDEMVKTACFCQSHGRLVAAHVRDDADNVFGAVEELVSIGRQLDLPVQVSHVGSMGDLGRWNDCWPS, encoded by the coding sequence ATGCGCACACTGATTAAACACGGACTGATTGTAGACCCGGCCAGTCATGTTCACTCCAAAAATAATCTGCTAGTGGAAGACGGGCGTATTCAGGGGCTGACTGCTGAAGAGCCGGAAGCTGATGTGATTTTGGATGCCGAAGGGATGGTGGTTTCACCTGGTTTTGTGGATATCCACATGCACGAGGATCCTTATGACCCAGAGGAGGGGCGACTGATTCCCAGCATTATGACCTCCATGCTTCGCATGGGAGTCACTACAGCGATTGGTGGAAACTGCGGTATCAATACGGTCTCGCCTCTGCGGTATTTAGAATTGATGGACCGTGATGGCGGCCCGATCAATATGGGACTACTAGCTGGCCATACCTTCCTGCGGGAGCAGGCCGGGCACCGGGACAAGTACAGTGCAATTCGGCCCGATGAACAACAACGGTTGTCAAGGCTGGTCAAAGAGGCTCTGGAAGCAGGTTGCTTTGGGGTGTCCTTCGGTATTCGCTATGTACCCGGTGTGACACGGGATGAGATGGTGAAAACCGCCTGCTTCTGCCAAAGCCATGGCCGTCTTGTGGCCGCCCATGTGCGAGATGACGCGGATAATGTATTCGGCGCGGTGGAGGAGTTGGTTTCCATAGGGCGGCAGCTGGATCTTCCGGTTCAAGTTTCCCATGTGGGAAGCATGGGGGATTTGGGCAGATGGAACGACTGCTGGCCCTCATAG
- a CDS encoding alanine/glycine:cation symporter family protein encodes MAIIKTISDLLWGMPLIVLILLAGIIFTVGSKFFQIAHLKHILKNTIGTLFSKKDNGKGMMKPLEVISIAVGGAVGVGNIGGVATAIAVGGPGAAFWIWVAAFLGMMMKMAEVSLAVYYRSKDEKGGYYGGPTYYMEKGLGRDKGFKFWGVLAVIFGIGIFGNVFSMQNFTVAQSVNATFGIPMLAVGLVYVGLTYLATVREIPWLGKLAAKVVPPMCVFYLVGGIVIIIVNITQLPAALGLIISDAFTGTAATGAFMGAGVALIIRTGLSRAMFSSEAGWGTSPMIHASAKTEHPVKQGLWGAFEVFVGTMCICTVTSLVIVVTGLWDSGLDGAPLTLAAFETVLGPVGTIIITVAIFLFALSTTTGWWAYFEVLLRHLCGTNEKLKRTLINVFKVIYPIPGFLVVLLAAVGNDISGADIWEIANLTTGIPAFVNLIVIVILSGKFFQLLKDYKARYLGIGTVDPNFRLFDEEE; translated from the coding sequence ATGGCCATTATTAAGACGATCTCGGACCTTCTGTGGGGAATGCCTCTCATCGTACTTATTCTGTTGGCTGGCATTATCTTTACGGTCGGCTCCAAATTCTTTCAAATCGCACACTTAAAGCATATTCTGAAAAACACCATTGGAACACTTTTTTCAAAAAAGGACAACGGTAAGGGCATGATGAAACCCTTGGAAGTAATCAGCATTGCCGTTGGCGGAGCAGTGGGTGTTGGCAATATCGGCGGCGTAGCGACCGCTATCGCGGTGGGCGGACCGGGTGCAGCCTTTTGGATTTGGGTTGCGGCCTTTTTGGGCATGATGATGAAAATGGCCGAAGTTTCCCTGGCGGTATACTACCGTTCAAAGGATGAAAAGGGCGGCTATTATGGTGGGCCTACATACTATATGGAGAAAGGGTTGGGACGGGATAAGGGCTTCAAATTCTGGGGCGTGCTGGCGGTTATCTTCGGGATCGGCATTTTTGGAAATGTCTTTTCCATGCAAAACTTCACGGTCGCACAGTCCGTCAACGCCACTTTTGGCATTCCCATGCTGGCGGTAGGTTTAGTCTATGTTGGTCTCACCTATTTGGCTACTGTCCGTGAAATTCCTTGGCTGGGCAAGCTGGCGGCGAAAGTAGTTCCCCCCATGTGCGTCTTTTACCTGGTAGGCGGAATCGTGATTATCATAGTAAATATCACACAATTGCCCGCAGCACTTGGACTGATTATCAGCGATGCATTTACCGGGACCGCAGCCACCGGCGCTTTCATGGGAGCGGGCGTGGCTTTGATTATCCGAACCGGCTTATCCCGCGCCATGTTCTCCAGCGAGGCTGGCTGGGGTACATCGCCTATGATTCACGCCTCCGCCAAAACGGAGCATCCGGTGAAGCAGGGATTGTGGGGGGCATTTGAGGTTTTTGTCGGTACGATGTGTATCTGCACGGTTACCTCCTTGGTTATCGTCGTTACCGGCCTGTGGGATTCCGGCCTGGATGGTGCTCCATTGACCTTGGCGGCTTTCGAAACAGTGCTTGGGCCTGTTGGAACTATCATCATCACGGTGGCCATTTTCCTCTTTGCTCTTTCTACTACTACCGGATGGTGGGCTTATTTCGAAGTGCTGTTGCGCCATTTGTGCGGCACGAATGAAAAGCTCAAGCGGACCTTGATTAACGTATTTAAGGTAATCTACCCCATTCCCGGGTTCCTTGTAGTGCTTCTGGCTGCGGTGGGAAACGATATTTCTGGTGCGGATATTTGGGAAATCGCCAATTTGACAACGGGAATACCTGCCTTTGTAAACCTGATTGTCATTGTCATACTGAGCGGAAAGTTCTTCCAATTGCTTAAGGACTACAAGGCTCGTTATCTGGGAATCGGTACCGTTGATCCGAACTTCAGACTTTTTGATGAAGAGGAATAA
- a CDS encoding HpcH/HpaI aldolase/citrate lyase family protein, which translates to MRSKLTGYDVGALLYCPANAHGSIVGAIVEQRFPTPYSLAFCLEDTVREDAVADAERMLRGTLSRIASAAEGGSFFLPPIFVRVRSPEQLLRLAEEYAPFSSILRGFILPKFFLENCGAYLAAIRSIGRTEEYFYMPVFESAAMIPPQTRREALTEVRAQLDTVSGSILNIRVGGNDLSHAFGLRRPANRTIYDLRPVADILIDIVAAFGTQYVVSGPVWEYYSGEGWEEGLRREMELDLLNGFTGKTVIHPNQIPVVNEMLRVSRQDYADARAILNWDTGSGSLVSASEDGGRMNEYNTHSRWARRILLRAERYGVRA; encoded by the coding sequence ATGAGAAGCAAGTTGACTGGATATGACGTGGGAGCACTGCTCTACTGCCCTGCCAACGCCCACGGGTCGATTGTGGGCGCGATTGTGGAGCAGCGGTTTCCAACGCCGTATTCTCTGGCGTTCTGCCTGGAGGACACGGTGCGGGAGGACGCCGTGGCGGACGCGGAGCGGATGCTGCGGGGGACGCTGTCCCGGATCGCGTCCGCTGCGGAGGGCGGCTCCTTTTTTCTGCCGCCCATTTTTGTCCGGGTCCGGTCACCGGAGCAGCTGCTGCGGCTGGCGGAGGAGTACGCCCCGTTTTCCTCCATTCTCCGTGGATTCATCCTGCCCAAGTTTTTCCTGGAGAACTGCGGGGCCTATCTTGCAGCCATCCGCTCCATCGGCCGGACGGAGGAGTACTTCTATATGCCGGTGTTTGAGTCTGCGGCCATGATTCCCCCGCAGACTCGCCGGGAGGCTCTGACGGAGGTGCGGGCCCAGCTGGACACCGTGTCTGGCTCTATTTTAAACATCCGGGTGGGGGGGAACGACCTCTCCCACGCCTTCGGCCTGCGCCGTCCGGCAAATCGGACCATCTACGACCTGCGCCCGGTGGCGGATATCCTCATCGACATCGTGGCGGCTTTCGGCACTCAATACGTGGTGTCCGGCCCGGTATGGGAGTATTACTCCGGCGAGGGATGGGAAGAGGGGCTGCGCCGGGAGATGGAGCTGGATCTGCTGAATGGCTTCACCGGCAAGACCGTCATCCATCCCAATCAGATCCCCGTGGTGAACGAAATGCTCCGCGTTTCCCGTCAGGATTACGCGGACGCCCGGGCTATCCTGAACTGGGATACCGGCAGCGGCAGTCTGGTCTCTGCCAGTGAGGACGGCGGCCGGATGAACGAGTACAACACCCATAGCCGCTGGGCCCGGCGGATCCTCCTGCGTGCGGAGCGGTACGGCGTCAGGGCGTGA
- a CDS encoding HPr family phosphocarrier protein, with translation MTTRTLSLQLEEDFTTHTAALFVSHVNVFQSTIRIIAGERSINAKSLLGVVSFGFRQGQQVQVAADGPDEAEAVNALSQFFQSSASA, from the coding sequence ATGACAACGCGGACCCTTTCATTGCAGTTGGAGGAAGATTTCACCACACATACAGCCGCACTGTTTGTAAGCCATGTCAATGTCTTTCAGAGCACCATCCGCATAATCGCCGGTGAGCGAAGCATCAATGCGAAAAGTCTTCTCGGGGTCGTCTCCTTCGGCTTTCGTCAGGGACAGCAGGTACAGGTCGCTGCAGACGGCCCTGACGAAGCCGAAGCTGTAAACGCGTTGTCGCAATTTTTCCAGTCTTCTGCTTCCGCATGA
- a CDS encoding sodium:solute symporter family protein produces the protein MDHSVLTILDLGIITAYLVIMVLVGVYSVRRIQNTKDYYVAGRSFGPMVLMATVCATIIGGSGLMGRAGVAYTDGFKAVLTAIPYLLGMFIFSGIAGKISDIGMQYGITSIPELFERRFGRAAKITLSVLIAFAMMGTVASQVTATATIIRMLGGEFGLSYEMGALIATVVFMVYTATSGLFGVVYTDVLQFYMLIVFVYILIPVAALFNVGGFANFAANLDPALVEPHIDGSILGDIITYLVFTMAGAEMWQRAFAAKSRRAAKRGMFLGTAVYGVTIVLVYFMGVVGRQILGGDILAQYGSTDAVVPALAIRILPAGLTGLALAGMLSVIMSTADSYLLVSVQTCVHDIGKTIRPQMPERTEISLSRIFSIVLPLGALVIALYIHNAYNILMFAWSFYAASAGIPAFAALFWKKATKTGVMAGLLGGFVVCVGWKLAGQPFGLGAAVPGTVACGIALVVVSLATYKRAPSVFLKAEKQS, from the coding sequence ATGGATCACAGCGTATTGACGATTTTGGATCTGGGAATCATTACGGCATACCTTGTCATCATGGTCCTGGTGGGGGTCTATTCCGTCAGGCGGATCCAGAACACAAAGGATTATTATGTAGCGGGCCGGTCCTTTGGGCCGATGGTGCTGATGGCCACCGTCTGCGCGACGATCATCGGCGGCAGCGGTCTGATGGGCCGGGCAGGTGTGGCCTATACCGACGGCTTCAAGGCGGTCCTTACCGCAATTCCATACCTTCTGGGAATGTTCATTTTCTCCGGCATCGCCGGGAAGATCTCGGATATCGGGATGCAGTACGGGATCACCTCTATCCCGGAGCTGTTTGAACGGCGGTTTGGCCGGGCAGCCAAGATCACCCTCTCTGTGCTGATCGCGTTCGCCATGATGGGGACGGTGGCCTCCCAGGTCACCGCCACGGCCACGATCATCCGGATGCTGGGGGGAGAGTTCGGCCTCTCCTATGAGATGGGCGCGCTGATCGCAACAGTGGTCTTTATGGTCTACACAGCCACCTCCGGCCTGTTCGGCGTGGTATACACCGACGTGCTGCAATTTTATATGCTGATCGTCTTCGTGTATATCCTGATCCCGGTGGCGGCCCTGTTCAACGTGGGCGGCTTTGCGAACTTTGCGGCCAACCTGGACCCGGCGCTGGTGGAGCCGCATATTGACGGCAGCATTTTGGGAGACATCATCACCTATCTGGTTTTCACCATGGCAGGTGCGGAAATGTGGCAGCGCGCATTTGCCGCCAAGAGCCGAAGGGCGGCAAAGCGCGGGATGTTCCTGGGTACGGCCGTATACGGCGTGACCATTGTGCTGGTCTACTTCATGGGTGTTGTGGGCCGTCAGATCCTCGGCGGCGACATCCTGGCGCAGTATGGCTCGACGGACGCTGTCGTTCCGGCCCTGGCGATCCGGATCCTTCCCGCCGGTCTGACGGGACTTGCGTTGGCCGGTATGCTCTCGGTCATCATGTCCACGGCGGACAGCTATCTGCTGGTATCTGTGCAGACCTGCGTCCACGACATCGGAAAGACCATCCGTCCCCAAATGCCGGAGCGGACCGAGATCTCCCTCTCCCGCATCTTCTCCATTGTCCTGCCCCTGGGCGCGCTGGTGATCGCGTTGTACATCCACAATGCATACAACATCCTCATGTTCGCCTGGAGCTTCTATGCCGCATCGGCTGGGATTCCCGCATTTGCAGCGCTGTTCTGGAAGAAGGCAACCAAGACCGGCGTCATGGCCGGGTTGCTGGGCGGGTTTGTTGTCTGCGTTGGCTGGAAGCTGGCAGGCCAGCCCTTCGGCCTTGGGGCGGCGGTGCCGGGCACGGTTGCCTGCGGTATCGCACTGGTCGTTGTGAGCCTTGCGACTTATAAGCGCGCACCGTCCGTATTCCTGAAAGCTGAAAAGCAGAGCTGA